The DNA window AGATGAAATTGTCAGGGTTTTAACTGTGGTAACAGTATTATTTGCCCCAGGAACTTTCATTGTAGGAATTTATGGTATGAATTTTCAGTTTATCCCTGAACTTGGACTGCCCCTTGCATACCCACTTGTTTTACTTATAAATTTTGTACTTATAATTAGCCTGCTCATATACTTCCGGAGGAGACACTGGATATAATTTTTAAACATTATAATTCCTTAATTCTATTTTAAGGTTAATTTAAGAACTAATTAGGTTAGATATATAAAAATAAGTCAATCACTGTATTACAGCAAAAAGCCCACTACATTAACGAACTACATTTAAAAAGAAAAGGGATTAAAACCTCCTAATTAGTATGCTAATTTTGTACCGAAATATTTATTATAATCATTGTTCGTTGCATTGGTTTCGTTTATAACCTGTTCAACACTTAGTACATTTGGGAATCCGCTGTTGTATCCATTTCTCCATCCATAATATTTGATTTTATAGGTTCCCCCAACTTTTAACTGGTTAAAAATATCCCGTGTATTGAATTTTTGGAACAGGAAGTTTTCATTATTAAAGAACCCTTCATTACTGGTTGTAACAAGCATTAATTCATTTGCATTGTCTATAACCATCCTACCATATTTATCGGCAATTATTCCGGGTTTAGTTTCCCATCCTTGAACTGTAATTATTTTTTCTTGTACAGATGGTACTTCATATGCACTCCACCAGTATACACAGCCGAGTGGGTAAACTGCTATGATTGATACAATAAAAGCTAAAACAAACGTTATAATTAGTGATCCTTTATGATTTGATCCCCTGTGATGCGGTTCTTTGTGAGGTGGTTTCTTATGATGCGGTTCCTTGTGATGTGATTTATTATGGGGTGATTCTTTATGGTGTGTTTCCTTATGGTGTGGTTCCTTGTGATGCGGTTCCATATCATTCAGTTTTTTCCATTTTACTACCGCCACAACTGTAGCGATAATTAACGGGATTACTATATACATGCCTACCTGTATCAGCAGTCCTTCTAACCAACTTGGTGCTACAAACATTTTTATTCTCCTGTTTCCTGATTAAATGATTTACGTTAGACATCGACAATTAAATTAGTCTATTGTTAAATGAGAATAAAAACATTACTTTTTATATTAAAAATGAAGATTTTTTTTAAGCTTAATTTCAGTAAACTCGCATTCTGCCACTCAAAATATGTCAAAATCTTAAAAAATCGAAGATTTTTTATGCAGAGAAAAATTCTACGAATTTTTCTCCAGCTTCGATTTGCAACCTAAAAATTTGTAGAATTTTATTTAAAAAGAAAAAGGGATTAAAACCTCCTAATTAGTATGCAAATTTCGTACCGAAATATTTATTATAATCATTGCTAGTTGTATTTGTTTCGTTTATAACCTGTTCAACACTTAGTATATTTGGGAATCCGCTGTTGTATCCATTTCTCCATCCATAATATTTGATTTTGTATGTTCCCCCAACTTTTAACTGGTTGAAGATATCCCTTGTATTGAATTTCTGGAACAGGAAGTTTTCATTATTAAAGAACCCTTCACCGTCCTTTGCAACAAGCATTAATTGATCTGCATTACTTATAACCATCCCGCTATAATCACCGGAGACCATTCCGGCCTTAGGTTCCCATCCTTGAACTGTAATTATTTTCTCCTGTACCGATGGTACTTCATATGCACTCCACCAGTATACACAGCCAAGTGGGTACATTACTATGGCTGATACCATAAAAGCTAAAGCAAACGTTATAGCTATTGATAACTTCTTTGATTCATTGTAATATGGTTCTTCATAATATGGTTCACCAGGATATGCCTTTTGATGTGGTTTATCCTTCAATTTTTTCCATTTTACTAGCCCTAAAATTACAGCGATAAGTAAAGGGATTCCTATGTATATACCTGCCTGTATTAATAGTCCTTCTAACCAATTTGGTGCTATAAACATTTTTATTCTCCTTGTTTTTTCTGATTAAATGATTCGCGTTAAACGTCGACAATTAAATTAGTCTTTGTCGAATAAGAATAAAAACATTACCTTTTATATTAAAATATGAAGGAGTTAAGCTTGATTTCGTTAAACCTAACTTGTTTCTAGTCGTATGGCCCTTATATTTAAGTGATAATAAGGTTCTCATTTTTGCATTGGATTATCCATTTGGGACCTAAACTATTTTTTATGGTAATTTTTAAAAAATGGTAAAAATTTTGTATTAGGTAACTAATTTTATATTCCTTAATTAATATAATAACCATTAGAATTAATTTCTGGTTGTGAGAGTTGATCTGGTGGTAATCTAATGGAGCAAATAGAAATGTTGAAACATGTAGATGCACAGGGGAGGATAGTACTCCCTAAAAAATGGAGAGATAAACATTTGAAAGATCCTTCTGTAGTGATGCTTGTAAAAGATGGTGAAATAGTTGTAAAAGCCAATGAACCTGAAGATATAAGCGATCTCATAGATTCAGTTGAACTGAATATAAAGTCTGATTTAGGAGATTGGGATGAGGTCAGGAAAGAGCTGTATGATATAGGTCAAAAGAAGAGAAGGATGTGAAAACTTGAAAATGGTGGACGCCAATGTTTTCATCCACGGCATACTAAAGCCGCGCAAAAACATCTCAAAAAGCAATAAAGAGCTGAAAAAAAGGGCAAATAATTTAGTTTTAAGGATAAATAAAGGAGAACCTGTTGGAATTTGTGTAATTCAGTTATCTGAAGTTATACGCATCTTCGAAAACCTTAAAGAACATGAAATCGCTTTTAGACTTCAAAAATTCTTCTTAAAAAGCCCAAGCATCAAAAAATTCCCTGTTTACGAAGAAGACTTTTTGCACGCGCATAGTCTCGTTGATAAATATAGAGACAATAAAATTAGCTTTAACGATGCATTAGCTTACAGCGTGATGAAAAGGGAAGGTATTGAAGAGATTTATTCTTTTAGTGCACATTTTGATATTTTTGATGATATTAAAAGGCTTGAAGGATGAAATTTCAATGTTTTACAGCCACATTGTTTTATTCGTTAAATTTGAATAATTCGCCGCCTGTCTGCTGAATTTTAGCAGCAGTTAAAGTGTGCAGATTTTTTGGTGTATTTAAGCTCATCAGTGTAATTAAGTAAACTAAAAATTCAAGTGAAATGAAATACACTTGTGTAGCCAGATAAACTTTAAATGGTAGTATACATAAATTCATTAGTGTAATCGAGTAAACTAAAAATTCAAGTAAAATACCTGATGTAACTAAATGGGGGATTATATGCCAATTTTACCATTAGGAATTCCTACAGATTTGGATAAATATTTTTACAACCGCGAAAAAGATATAATAACGATAAAATCCTTTTTAAATACACTTAACTATGGTGTAGCTAATCAAATGTTAGTTACAGGATATAGGGGCGTTGGTAAATCATTTTTATTGAAGAAACTGTTAGCAGAATTACCTGATAATATTCTCACGGCATATATAGACATGTCTAAAATATTCGGTATTCAAAAAGGCAAGATAACAGAAGAATTAATAATGAACAGCCTTTTAGAAGCAATGAATGAGTCACTGCGAGAAGATATGGATGATTTGACAAAATCATATGATATAGTTAAGGATCTTATAAGAAAACTCCAGCCCTCAAACACAAAGCGTTTGGGGCCCCAAAATTCTACGAATTTTGGACGGCAGAAAAAATTTGATTTTAAAGAAGCAGGGACAGCTATGGGAATAGCAATTCCTGATATTAAGGATAACTACGAAAAACTCAGTAAATTTGTAATGGAATTCCCCCAAAGAGTTGTTGAGCTTTCAAATGGAGAAATAAGCGGTTTTGTAATAGTAATAGATGAATTCCAACTTATCGGCGAATTAGATTCTCCAGAAGCATTTTTCTGGTTGTTCAGGAGTTATACTCAGGAACAGGATAACGTGAGCTATATTTTTACAGGGTCAACATCTGCATCCAGTGATATTGTAGATAAAATAAATGGTATAAAAGGGGCTTTTGGGGGTAGAATGACCCAGTATACTGTTGACCCATTCACAAGGGAAGAATCTGAAGGTTATTTAAAAGAAAAAGTATCGGAGTTAAAATTTACTGAAAGTGGTTTAGAACGATTTTATAAATGCACAAGGGGATACCCTGCGTATATAAACAGCTTTTGTAATACAATGTCTGGAGATGTAGAATATGATGATGAACTGGTTATCCAGACATTCTATGAAAAAATTGAGCAGGTTGCCATTATGTGGACTGCAGTATGGGCCACACTTTCAGGTAAAGAAAAAGATATCATTACAACCCTTGTTGAAAATGGGCCGTTAAGCTGGAGTGATTTATTGGCCGGAGTAGACTTTTCCAATAAAACGCTTGCAAAATATGTGAATATAATAAAAAATAAGGGCATACTGTCCCATTCAGGTAAAAAATACATGATTGAGGACCACATGTTATTGGCCTGGTTGGGGTATAAGAAAGAGAGGGACGGTTTTTACCCGCCTTAATTCGTTAAACTCGACTATAACGAAGTTAGTATGTTAAATAATTTTTAATTTAGTAGTTAAGTTACTGTAGTTGGTTAATAAAAAATTTAAATAGTTGATAAATTTAGCTATTAGTCTCTATTTTTTAAACTAAATGGTATTAATAGTTAATTAGTCATTTTAAGGCTTTGGATAAACATATACATAAACGCTGTAATTTTCACCCTGTTCTGATAACTCTTTTTCAAATCCTATTGGATTTTTTATGTTATAACCTGGATCGTATACGAAACAATATAATTCTTCTATTTGGGGATGTTCTTTATAGGAATGTATGTCAATTTTTAGTTGTTCACTCATTTTTTTTGTAGAATTTTTCTTTGTATATGATGCTGCAGTGGTTGATTTAATTTCAATACCAATTGATTCATCTTTCATTATAAAGTCTATAAGAGAATTAGAACCTGCACTACTAGGAACAGATTCTTCATCATTTATATTATCAAAAAATAACCATAATAAACTATGCATCAAGTCTTGAACATCGTATTCATCGTCGATCTCTAGTGTTTCCCTGTCATCATGTCTTATTAATAATTGTTGTGATACCAAATGGAACTTTTTAAATAAATGTTCAAGTACATCTTTATTTGTAGATTGAATTTTTGTAGTAGAGTCAATTTCTGATTTATCTTTTTTCTTTGTAATACAATCTTTTAACAGTCTAATGTTATATTTTATTTCTCCATGTTTATTTATTTCAGTAGAAGATACATCATACTTCATATTTTTAGTAGCTAATGCGCTAAGAACGCCTCCTACGGCACTGGACATGAAATTACCTTTATCATATGGTGCTACTTCTTGTATTCTGTTTATTGATGTACAAAGGCCTAAAGAGTGGACTTCTTTAAGTATTTTGTTAAATTCTATTCGATGAAATTCATATGAATCATGATTTCCGTTAGTATAAGTCTCATTAACCTCTTGATATAATCCGTATATCCTATCCTTTAATTCATTTAACATATAATCACTCAAAATTGAAAATAATAATTTTATCAATGAATTTTAATCTTATTTTATATCTCAATCTGATTTGGTCCATTCTTCTGGCACTAACTTTTTTTCAGAATCCCATCTGTCAATTATACGTTCTTGGAAAAATTTATCTTCAAAATCAGCATGATCTGTGACAATTATCTGGAAATCTGGCCTAATTTCTTTGATGAATTTATATAAAAGTTTATAAATATCTAAAACATCTTCATGTTCTCTTTCTTTCTTTTCTTTACTCGCATTTTCGGGTATGAAATTGCTTTGTGATGGTTGATCTATATAAAGAAATCTGGGAACTGGTCTATTATTCTCTACAAACCATTTGTGAAGAGCTAAGTGTGTAAGTATATGGTAACCTCTATGTGTTGCACTACTACCTATTTTAGACATTGGACGTGGACCTTTTTCAAAATGAACTAATAATGTTAATTTTTTGTAGTCAAAAGATAATGGACATTCCGGATGTTGTAAGTTTAAGAATTTAGCCCAATTATTTATGCTTTTGTTTATCTCCTCTAAAATTTTTTGCATACGTTCATTGTATTTTTTAGGGTCTGTTTCTTCTTTCAGATGAGATATTCTATCATTTATTTCATCGATTTCGAGCTGGAGATCTACATCTTCTACTAAATCAGAAATACTATCGACGTAAAGATCAATCTGGCCTCTTAAATAAATCTTTTTTTCTGAATTTTCTTTAAGTCTTTTAAGCCTTAAGTTAGAATCTTGTATTTTTTTTCTAGACATTCTATTTTCTTTTAGTTTCAATTCAAGATTGTATTTTTTATTTTTAAGATCTTCTAAAACTTTTTGCATTTGTGGAGAATTTTCTTCAACATCTCTAATTTGAGATTCTAATTGTTTTGAAGATTTTTTTAATTGTTCTAATGATGGAATTTTTTTGTCATTTATTTTTGATTCGCAAATGGGACAATAATTAATATTATTGTGATTATCTTCAAATAATTCAATACTTTTAATTTTTAATAATTGTGAATTTGCTTCATTGGAAAAACCACTTTGATAAGTATTAAGTTCTTCTATAGACTTTATTTCTCGCCTAGTTCTGTTTAATTCGTTCCTTAAATCATTATTCTCTTCAATTAGTTTATCAAAAACTTCATTATGTTCATTAAAGTCTTCATGATACTCAATAGGCATATCTCGTATTTTATTGAGCATTTTAACACAGTTTTCCCAAGTATCTGGGACAAAACTAATACTAGTGAGCCCAATATTTTGAGCCTCTAAAATTAAATTTTTAGCAAGGCTTAAATCTGCTCCTCTGACGGCTTCAAATTCAGATTGTTTTCTAAGTAGAAGTTTTAACCGTTTTTTTTGTTTTTTAAGTTCTTTAATCTTTTTTATTAAATCATCACTGTAAGCATCAAGAAAATAGGGCAGAGTCAACTTCATATCATTAACTGCGAAAGTATCTTGTTTGTGAAATAGAAATTTATTAGTTGTAAGTTCACTTTCTTCTTGGAAATTATAATATAGTGAATGTCTTATATTAGCTGGAAATTTCTTTCCAGAATTTGATTCTTGTATATTATTATCTATTCCACATAATTGTGTTAATAATGCTGTTAAGACATCTAAATTGCCTATTTTTTCTAATTCAGAGTAAGGGGGTATTTCTAATTCTGACTGAACTTTATAAAATATTTCTTCGGAAGATTTTTTATCATCCGTTGGTATTTTTCTAGCTACAAAAGCTTGACCATTTTTTAATTGAAGCTTTAATCCTACCCAATCTACATTATCGATAGTAGGCCCTTCAGGAATTCTACAATCACCACTTCCTAAGCAATATTCAGTTATCCCTATCAATGCAGTTTTACCTGTTCCACCGAGACCCGTTATTATATTTAAATCTCCTAATTTGAATTTTATGGAGTTTTGATCTCCTTTATGGTTATATAACACTATTTCCATTATTTGAAAAGTTATGGTCTGACCCCCCACATTGTCATGATGTTCTGGGCTGGCCCTGCCTTTGCAAACCACCTGCCAAGAAATCTTGAAGTTTTAATGCAATTATAAGCATCCCCTTTTAATTTTCGCATAGATTCATTTACCTTGGATTTTTCATTGCTTTTTAAATTACTATTCTCATCTAATTGTATCCATTTATGAGAAAATCCAAATAATAAAGCTTCTTTAGTAATGGGTTTTAATGAAATTGTTCTTTCAGGGAAAAGTATGCGAGATTCTTGATGTTTCAATATCCAAGGAGCTAAAGAAGTCCTTAAGTCAGGAAGCGAATTTCTTGTGGGGCGATGTAATATAATAGGTAATATAATAAAAGATAAGGGAAATGGCATTCCTTTGTTATTATTAAACTCCATATAGCCAACAATTGAAGACGTGAGTATATTACAGCAGAAAGCAGGATTAAACAAATAAGCTTCTTCTGGGGGACGTTGATTCCATGGTTTCATAAAATTCACTTTTCTAATAAATACATCAATCTTTCTTTGAATTCGGGATGCCAACCAACATGAAGATCATCAGCAAGTTTTTGATAAGTGCCTCTAATTACATATGGTTCTGTACATTCTGGACGTATATAACATGAGGCTTTAGTCTCAACCCAGGAATATATGGCTCTAGCTGCTTTTTTCTTTTCTCTTTCTGAAGCAATTTCGCCCATTTCATCTTTTTGTTGCTCAAAAATATATTCCCATTCTTCCATCAACTTTTCTTCATATTTTTCTAGCTCACCTGGAAATAGAAAACCATCCTCAAGCCATATTGAACGTTGCTCATAAGCCCTATAATAATTTTTAATAGCACGAAAAACTCTTTTATTGCTAACATTTATCATCTTTAATTGTTTAACAAAAATTCTATCATCATGGCTGGAATCATCGACTAACCAGCTTAATCTTTCTTCTATTTCATCATCATCGATAGGTAAGCTATCTTCTTTAAATTGATCGCGTAGAGAAGACATTTGTCCAAGAATTTCTGAACTTGAAATATTTATTTTCTTTTCAGGCAGTACATGTTCACATACTCTTCTAATCCACCAACCCTCGAGTCTTTTCAAAAAAGAATCCCAATCCTTTTTATTTGCAGCAGGTATAATTTCTTGAATAAGCAACTTGTCTAGATCTAAAATAGAGGGTGCAGAATCAATAACAAATATATTACTTAACAATTTTTCTTTTTCACTTTCTGAAAGGGATCTAAACGCTTTATACCCTGGAAGATTAGTTTCATTTGTTTTTTCAGAGGATATTTCATTAAATGCTTTTAATACTTCTTTAATATCCCTTAAATCATCATCTGACTTCAAATATTTTATAATTGTGTTATTTGGGACTTCAGCAGTAGTTATGAGGAAAAAATTGGAGTTTATGGGTATAGTATTGTTTTTTATCCCTTCACCCCATATGCGAATACTTTTCCAAAGTTCTTTGGAACGATCTGTTAATCTAGTTTCTTCTCTTAAGTGATGTTTTGTTTGTAGAATCTCCATGGGTTTAAATTCTTGGTGAAATACTACATCATCTAATGTTTCTATTGAAATTGAAAATTCATCATATAATCTATCTTTAATTTTAACTAAACTATTATACAATGCATATCTAACTTGATACATATATCCTAAATAAGAAGCATTAGCGCTAAATTTAGATGTTTTATTTCCCATATTATCTGCTCAAAAGGATTACTAAATAAAGAGTAGGTAAATCATACTTATAAATTAATATGATTTTAATTTTAGGTTGGATTGTATTATTAAAAATAAAAAGTTAGTTAAGAATAAACTGGAAAGTACTTAAAGTGAATAAGGGAGACGTATTCTCTTATAACCGATTGGAATTTTTATTTTTTAGTATAAAATGAATTAAGAAAAGGATTGAAAAAGAATAATTATATTTCACTCTTCTAATTATATAGTAAGGCATGTAAAAAGAGTTTAACTTAACAATGATTCTTCCTTTTTCTTTATAGTTACGTAAAAATTAGTATTAGACATTAACTCTTTCAAAATGAGCTATTAATATCTTGAGACTAAAATAAAAACAATATAAATTCAAATAATAAAAAATATGGTTAAATGATGAGTAATCTTTTAATATAACCTTTTCTTATTCTTATTTATGGGAACTATAATTAAGGAAATAAAGATATCTGATGATTCATATTCTTTTATTTCTGAGGGGAAAGAAGGAGATGTTTTAAAGAATTTATCCAAGATTAACATTTTTGTTGGGCAAAATAACTCTGGTAAAAGTCGGTTTTTAAGATCTATAGTTAAAAATCGTGATCTTAAGTACTTACCAAATAATAATGATTATATTGAAATTAATGAATTTATCCGCCGATTAAACGATGCAATTCAAAAATTTATTTATAAACATAAACGTCTGCTTAATTCGCAGTATATGCAAAAATTAAATTCAAAATTACATGAAGTAACTGAAATTGAGTATTTAGAATATGGGGAAAATCATTTAATCTCTCTTTTTGAACTCAATGATTTAATAAAAAGTTTAGATGTCACTAGTTATTCAAATACAGATCCAGAAGAAATGGGTATGAGAAATGATATAGAAGTATCCTTAAACACTGATTTAGAGGAAAATGTACATTTAGCAGAACCTCTAGGAAAAGAACTAATAAATATCTTAGATAAATGTTCATCCAGTTTAGAAAAACCTTTAAAAGACTATAATTTTGATTTTGAATTTAATAAAATTTATATTCCTATTTTAAGAGGGTCACGCACAATTAATTTAGGAGTAAATACTAGAAATTATAATTATAAAGATATGAAGGATTATTCTCTTCCTTATGATATAGATAGTGATTTATATAAATTTCGTACTTTATTAGATTATTTTGCCTCAGAAGTCGAAGAAGATCCTTCATTTTCAGACACGGTATTTACAGGACTTAGTACGTATGATGCAGTTAGAAATCATAAAGTTAGTGAAGATGAGGAAAAACAAGATTTAATGGATGAGTTTGAGGAGTACTTGTCTGAAAATTTTTTTGTGAATGAAAAAGTCAAAATCACTTCTGCTGATGATGAAAATGGGAATAAAAAAGATGTTATCATAGTCAAAATAGGAAACGAAAGAGGAAAACCCATTTATGATCTTGGTGATGGAATTCAATCAATAATTACTATAACTTTGCCTCTATTCCTCATAAAAGATAAAATTAAAGGCAATGAGAATGTATTAGTTTTTATAGAAGAACCAGAACATCTTTTGCACCCAAGTTTACAGCGAAAATTAATTGAAACATTTAATGATGAACGTTTTAAAGGATTTCAATTCTTTTTTACAACTCATTCTAACCATTTCCTGGATATTTCGTTAGATTTTGAAGGTATTTCAATGTTTACAGTGAGTAAACACTTAGATGATTATAATAACTCTAAATTTCTGGTTAAAAATGTTGATTTTGGAGATAATAATCTATTGAACTTATTAGGCATTAGAAGTTCATCAGTTTTCCTTACAAACTGTAATATTTGGGTAGAAGGGATTACAGATGTCCTTTATCTCAGGCGATTCTTTAATATTTATCAAGACTATATGAAAAAGAAAAATAAAAATTTTAAAAAATTTGATGAAGATCGACATTATTCTTTTTATGTGTATAATGGCAGTGATATTACTAATTTACTAGATTTAAGCATAGATACTGATGATCGGAGACTTAACAGACTTTTAGTTGTAAGGGATGGGGATACAGAGAAAGTAAAACATAAAAAAGCAGAAAATGACGAATTAAAAAATAAATTAAGCAATAAATTTAAGTTACTTGACTGCTGGGAAGTCGAAAACCTTTTAGCTGAACATGTAATTCTTAAAACATTAGAAAAAGATAAAAGATATAGAAATAAGATTTCAAATAAAACATTTAAACCAAAAGAGTATAAAAATGGGGATTTAGGAGATTTCATAAAAGTAAATGTTTGTGGAAATCAAATAGGGTGGAATCCTATTAAAAAGAAGAAAAAATTTTATGAAAGAGTAGAAAAAAATATTGTAGATTGGGATGACCTTTCAAAGGGTATGCGAGAATTATGCGATG is part of the Methanobacterium bryantii genome and encodes:
- a CDS encoding DUF1523 family protein, which gives rise to MFVAPSWLEGLLIQVGMYIVIPLIIATVVAVVKWKKLNDMEPHHKEPHHKETHHKESPHNKSHHKEPHHKKPPHKEPHHRGSNHKGSLIITFVLAFIVSIIAVYPLGCVYWWSAYEVPSVQEKIITVQGWETKPGIIADKYGRMVIDNANELMLVTTSNEGFFNNENFLFQKFNTRDIFNQLKVGGTYKIKYYGWRNGYNSGFPNVLSVEQVINETNATNNDYNKYFGTKLAY
- a CDS encoding DUF1523 family protein is translated as MFIAPNWLEGLLIQAGIYIGIPLLIAVILGLVKWKKLKDKPHQKAYPGEPYYEEPYYNESKKLSIAITFALAFMVSAIVMYPLGCVYWWSAYEVPSVQEKIITVQGWEPKAGMVSGDYSGMVISNADQLMLVAKDGEGFFNNENFLFQKFNTRDIFNQLKVGGTYKIKYYGWRNGYNSGFPNILSVEQVINETNTTSNDYNKYFGTKFAY
- a CDS encoding AbrB/MazE/SpoVT family DNA-binding domain-containing protein, with the protein product MEQIEMLKHVDAQGRIVLPKKWRDKHLKDPSVVMLVKDGEIVVKANEPEDISDLIDSVELNIKSDLGDWDEVRKELYDIGQKKRRM
- a CDS encoding type II toxin-antitoxin system VapC family toxin encodes the protein MVDANVFIHGILKPRKNISKSNKELKKRANNLVLRINKGEPVGICVIQLSEVIRIFENLKEHEIAFRLQKFFLKSPSIKKFPVYEEDFLHAHSLVDKYRDNKISFNDALAYSVMKREGIEEIYSFSAHFDIFDDIKRLEG
- a CDS encoding AAA family ATPase; its protein translation is MPILPLGIPTDLDKYFYNREKDIITIKSFLNTLNYGVANQMLVTGYRGVGKSFLLKKLLAELPDNILTAYIDMSKIFGIQKGKITEELIMNSLLEAMNESLREDMDDLTKSYDIVKDLIRKLQPSNTKRLGPQNSTNFGRQKKFDFKEAGTAMGIAIPDIKDNYEKLSKFVMEFPQRVVELSNGEISGFVIVIDEFQLIGELDSPEAFFWLFRSYTQEQDNVSYIFTGSTSASSDIVDKINGIKGAFGGRMTQYTVDPFTREESEGYLKEKVSELKFTESGLERFYKCTRGYPAYINSFCNTMSGDVEYDDELVIQTFYEKIEQVAIMWTAVWATLSGKEKDIITTLVENGPLSWSDLLAGVDFSNKTLAKYVNIIKNKGILSHSGKKYMIEDHMLLAWLGYKKERDGFYPP
- a CDS encoding PD-(D/E)XK nuclease domain-containing protein; this encodes MLNELKDRIYGLYQEVNETYTNGNHDSYEFHRIEFNKILKEVHSLGLCTSINRIQEVAPYDKGNFMSSAVGGVLSALATKNMKYDVSSTEINKHGEIKYNIRLLKDCITKKKDKSEIDSTTKIQSTNKDVLEHLFKKFHLVSQQLLIRHDDRETLEIDDEYDVQDLMHSLLWLFFDNINDEESVPSSAGSNSLIDFIMKDESIGIEIKSTTAASYTKKNSTKKMSEQLKIDIHSYKEHPQIEELYCFVYDPGYNIKNPIGFEKELSEQGENYSVYVYVYPKP
- a CDS encoding DUF3732 domain-containing protein yields the protein MEIVLYNHKGDQNSIKFKLGDLNIITGLGGTGKTALIGITEYCLGSGDCRIPEGPTIDNVDWVGLKLQLKNGQAFVARKIPTDDKKSSEEIFYKVQSELEIPPYSELEKIGNLDVLTALLTQLCGIDNNIQESNSGKKFPANIRHSLYYNFQEESELTTNKFLFHKQDTFAVNDMKLTLPYFLDAYSDDLIKKIKELKKQKKRLKLLLRKQSEFEAVRGADLSLAKNLILEAQNIGLTSISFVPDTWENCVKMLNKIRDMPIEYHEDFNEHNEVFDKLIEENNDLRNELNRTRREIKSIEELNTYQSGFSNEANSQLLKIKSIELFEDNHNNINYCPICESKINDKKIPSLEQLKKSSKQLESQIRDVEENSPQMQKVLEDLKNKKYNLELKLKENRMSRKKIQDSNLRLKRLKENSEKKIYLRGQIDLYVDSISDLVEDVDLQLEIDEINDRISHLKEETDPKKYNERMQKILEEINKSINNWAKFLNLQHPECPLSFDYKKLTLLVHFEKGPRPMSKIGSSATHRGYHILTHLALHKWFVENNRPVPRFLYIDQPSQSNFIPENASKEKKEREHEDVLDIYKLLYKFIKEIRPDFQIIVTDHADFEDKFFQERIIDRWDSEKKLVPEEWTKSD
- a CDS encoding three component ABC system middle component, producing MKPWNQRPPEEAYLFNPAFCCNILTSSIVGYMEFNNNKGMPFPLSFIILPIILHRPTRNSLPDLRTSLAPWILKHQESRILFPERTISLKPITKEALLFGFSHKWIQLDENSNLKSNEKSKVNESMRKLKGDAYNCIKTSRFLGRWFAKAGPAQNIMTMWGVRP
- a CDS encoding ABC-three component system protein; translation: MGNKTSKFSANASYLGYMYQVRYALYNSLVKIKDRLYDEFSISIETLDDVVFHQEFKPMEILQTKHHLREETRLTDRSKELWKSIRIWGEGIKNNTIPINSNFFLITTAEVPNNTIIKYLKSDDDLRDIKEVLKAFNEISSEKTNETNLPGYKAFRSLSESEKEKLLSNIFVIDSAPSILDLDKLLIQEIIPAANKKDWDSFLKRLEGWWIRRVCEHVLPEKKINISSSEILGQMSSLRDQFKEDSLPIDDDEIEERLSWLVDDSSHDDRIFVKQLKMINVSNKRVFRAIKNYYRAYEQRSIWLEDGFLFPGELEKYEEKLMEEWEYIFEQQKDEMGEIASEREKKKAARAIYSWVETKASCYIRPECTEPYVIRGTYQKLADDLHVGWHPEFKERLMYLLEK
- a CDS encoding ATP-binding protein: MGTIIKEIKISDDSYSFISEGKEGDVLKNLSKINIFVGQNNSGKSRFLRSIVKNRDLKYLPNNNDYIEINEFIRRLNDAIQKFIYKHKRLLNSQYMQKLNSKLHEVTEIEYLEYGENHLISLFELNDLIKSLDVTSYSNTDPEEMGMRNDIEVSLNTDLEENVHLAEPLGKELINILDKCSSSLEKPLKDYNFDFEFNKIYIPILRGSRTINLGVNTRNYNYKDMKDYSLPYDIDSDLYKFRTLLDYFASEVEEDPSFSDTVFTGLSTYDAVRNHKVSEDEEKQDLMDEFEEYLSENFFVNEKVKITSADDENGNKKDVIIVKIGNERGKPIYDLGDGIQSIITITLPLFLIKDKIKGNENVLVFIEEPEHLLHPSLQRKLIETFNDERFKGFQFFFTTHSNHFLDISLDFEGISMFTVSKHLDDYNNSKFLVKNVDFGDNNLLNLLGIRSSSVFLTNCNIWVEGITDVLYLRRFFNIYQDYMKKKNKNFKKFDEDRHYSFYVYNGSDITNLLDLSIDTDDRRLNRLLVVRDGDTEKVKHKKAENDELKNKLSNKFKLLDCWEVENLLAEHVILKTLEKDKRYRNKISNKTFKPKEYKNGDLGDFIKVNVCGNQIGWNPIKKKKKFYERVEKNIVDWDDLSKGMRELCDEIHNFIKENNL